The DNA segment GCAACGCTTTGAATCGACACAGTGAATAGCAATAACTGCTAGACTAAACGCTATGCGCAAACGGCAAACCTGAGTTTAGCCTTTTGACATTGACCAAACTGCTATTAAGAGTAGTTTCACTACTAATAGGCTGGACTTATATGGATATAACAAGCTCATTTACCGCATTATTAGTCGAAGATAGTATGTCGCTTGGGGCGCTTTATACCGAATACCTGCGAGCAGATGGAGCACGAGTGACCCATGTTAATCATGGAGAAGATGCGTTAAATGAACTCAAACGTTGGCAACCCGATCTATTAGTGCTCGACATTCAACTGCCCGATATGTCTGGGATGGATATTTTGGAAACGGTACAGCAGCAATATCCTGATATCACTGTCATTATGATCACCGCTCACGGCACAATTGATATCGCTGTCGATGCCATGCGTTCGGGGGCGTTCGATTTTCTAGTCAAACCTTTCGATGCAAAACGCCTTTCCATTACTGTTCGTAATGCCTTGAAGCAGCGTCAGCTTGTTAATCTAGTCGCAAAATATGAGAGTAGTCTGCCCAAGCCTCACTATATGGGGTTTGTGGGGGAGTCGCTTGCGATGCAAACCGTTTATAAAACCATAGATTGTGTGGCAAATAGTAAAGCTTCGGCATTTATTATTGGTGAAAGTGGGACAGGAAAAGAGGTGTGTGCTCATGCCATACACAATGCGGGTAATCGCCATGATGGACCATTCGTTGCGTTAAATTGTGCTTCAATCCCTAAGGACTTGATTGAAAGTGAAATTTTTGGTCACACTAAGGGAGCTTTTACTGGGGCGATAGCCAATAGAGATGGCGCGGCGACACGCGCACATAACGGTACGCTGTTTCTTGATGAGATCTGCGAAATGGATCTTGAGCTACAGAGTAAGTTGTTGCGCTTTATCCAAACGGGTGTGTTTCAGCGCGTGGGGGGAACCAAAGAGGAAAAAGTGGACGTGAGGTTTGTGAGTGCAACCAATCGTATGCCATGGGATGAAGTCAAAGCGGGACGCTTTAGAGAAGATCTGTTTTATCGCCTGCATGTGATCCCAATAGAATTACCCCCCCTAAGAATGCGAGGCAAAGATATCTTACTGCTCGCTTCGAATTTACTCAAAGAATATAACAAGGAAGAGGGCAAGCGGTTTAAGGGGATTAGCTGCGATGCTAAGCAATGTTTAAAATCTTATCAATGGCCTGGTAATGTTAGGCAGCTACAAAATGTTATTAGGCAGATAGTGGTATTAAACGATGGCGAGTTAGTTGAGCTTGATATGCTACCGATACAAATGACGGCGACATCTGAGACGACTTTAGCGAAGGTTTCCGAGCCTGTTCAACAAGACCAAAGCGTTTCTATCGCAGCCTCAAATTCGGCACCGGTTTCTTTTCTGGAGGGGATCGAATCTGCTGGTTTTTCGGCAGATGAACATTTTCCAGCTGTAACGCCAGAGGCAAAGAGTGACGATATTGTGCCTTTATGGCTAACAGAGAAACAGACAATAGAAAATGCAATAGCATTATGCAAGGGGAACGTACCTAAAGCCGCGGCACTATTAGATATTAGTGCTTCGACAATTTATCGAAAGCGTCAAACTTGGGAAGAGTTAGAAAATAGCTTAAGCCACTAAGTTATTGGCCGCCAATACCATAGGTTATTCACTTTCTTATACTGATTGGAATTAATAGAGCTATGTTGATGAAAAGAGTAGACTAACGGTCTACTCTTTTTTTGTTTGAAACTTTTGTAATGAAGAGACTGCCATGAAATATCTTGTTGATACCCATACCCATACGATAGCTTCAACTCATGCTTATAGTACGTTACAAGAATATATTGCGATGGCTAAACACAAAGGAATAAAGCTATTTGCCACCACAGATCATGGTCCCGATATGGCGGATGCGCCGCATTTTTGGCACTTTGTTAATTTGCGTGTATTGCCGCGAGTGGTCGATGGCGTCGGTATATTGAGAGGTATCGAAGCTAATATTAAAAATGTGGTCGGAGAGATAGATTTTTTTGGCGATTATTTACAAGATCTAGACATTGTTTTAGCCGGATTTCATGAGCCTGTATTTGCCCCAAGCAATAAAGAAACCCATACAGCAGCGATGATTAACTGTATCAACAGTGGTCATGTCGACATTATCACTCATCCCGGTAACCCTGCGTACCCGATAGATATTGAGGCCGTAGCCAAAGCCGCCGCCGAGAATAATGTCGCCCTTGAAATCAATAACTCTTCATTTTTAGTCTCTCGAAAAGGCAGTGAGCATAATTGCTTAGCCATTGCTAAGGCGGTAAAAGAGGCGGGCGGGCTATTGGTGATGGGGTCTGACTCACATGTGGCCTATAGCCTAGGAGACTTTACGCTGGCAGAACAGATTGTTGAGCAAGCCGATTTCCCTATCGAGCGCCTACTTAATCGTAGTCCAGAGGCTTTACTCGCATTTTTGTCTGCAAGAGGTCATGCTTCCCTTGATGAATACTCTGTGCTGCTCGAAAGCTAAAACGAAAGCTAAAACTAGAAGAGATAATTAAAGCAAGATGCGAGTTCTTATCACCGGCGCAGCGGGTCAGCTGGGGCAGGCATTACTGTCGATAGCAGAGCTTACCCAAGTTACTGCTGCAGAGCTAACCGCTCCTCAGCAAATGCTGGTGGCTTTGTTGCCAGAAGTCTTAGCGTGCATAGCAACCACTGATGAAGTGATTGGCGTGTCTCATCAGCAGTTGGATATTTGTGCGCTTCACTCAATTCAAGCAGCCTTTGATGCTTTTAAGCCAGATGTAGTGATAAATTGCGCCGCCTTTAATGGTGTCGACAAGGCTGAGACAGATACCGACAAGGCGATTGCGGTGAATGCAACAGGGCCTAAGTTACTCGCTGGTGAGTGTAAGCGCCTAAATATTAGGTTAGTGCATATCTCGACTGACTTTGTGTTCGATGGTGCGCTAAAGCGCCCATACACTGAGCAAGATATGCCATCGCCACTCTCAGCTTATGGTCGAAGTAAGCTCGAGGGCGAGCGCTGGGTGAACGATATCTTAGGGGCTAAGGCAACGATTATACGTACCTCTTGGCTTTACAGTTGCTGCGGGCAGAACTTTGTCAAAACCATGCAGGGGCTATTTAAGACAAGAGAGAGACTATCGGTTATAAATGATCAATCTGGTAGTCCAACCTGGTGCGAAACCTTAGCCTTGGTGATTTTTAAGCTGATAAAGCAAACGCAGCTGGCTAATTCGGACAGGAAAGTTGCTGCACAAAACCATAATGCAGACGGTACGGAAAAAGGACTGGCTCACTTATATCATTATGCAGCTGGCTCTTGCGTTGCTGAGGACTATCTCGTTGCAGAGGGCTTTAGCGCTGATGGCTCTCTCGTTGCTGAAGGCTCTAGCTGCTCTTGGTATGAGTTTGCTTGTGAAATTCAGCGGTTGACGATGTCTGCTAATGCACAAATAGCAAAGGCTGAGGCGTGCCAAATTGAACCGATTAGCAGTTTATCTTGGCAGGCATTACATGAAAACCGTTTAGCACCAAGACCCGTGCAAAGCGCCTTGAATGCGCAGAAGGTGTGCCATCAACTTGGCATCAAGCCGGGAAGTCTAATTCGTGCGAGCTGGCAAGAGCAGTTACAAGCCATGATTAGCTATCAAAAGGTTAAAGACTGAGAAGGTTCTAGGTCCTAGGAAAAGCATAGACAAAGCAGGTCCTAGCTAAAGGCTAAGACGGTACAAGCTGAGATGGAAAAGCGGAACGGCCTGTGGCCTTACGGTAAACGGAACGTTCGCAAGCTCATTCACTGCAGGGGCTAAGAAGGGCGCTACGCTTCTAGGGGAAGCTAAGACGAGAAAGCCGGAAAAACAGGAAAAACCGGAAAACAAAGAAGTGGACGATACGGTGCTTTGTTTTTTGCTTTTCCTAGCTGGGCGAAGCCCACCCTAGCAGTGAGCTTGCGAACGTCCTAGGATCTTCTTAGAAAAAAAGGCAAAAGCAGGTAGAACTGCTTATGCCTTTGAAGCTAAACGAAGTTTGTATAGCTTGTACCGTCTTTGCTTTAACCGGCATTTATCGTCTTGGCTTTTGTCGGATTTGAAAAACTAAAAACTTCTTTCCCAGCCTGCGTAAATCGTCGTATCCCAGTCATTTCCACCTGAAGTGACATATTGACTGTAACCCACTGTGCCGCCGACCTTTAAGGTACCTTGGTAGAAAGGTCTGTGGTAACTGGTATCTAACTGGTATACACGCTCATATTCGCCAGGTGATACTGGGTTGCCACCAGAAGGGTTACCTGTATCTGTACCGTCTGTATTAAGTCTTAAGAAGCGGAGCTTGTTACTAATGTTTTGTCCGCCACCAAGCTGAGTAATCCCCCCTACAACTAAGGTTGTGGCATCGTTGTCATAGGTGCTACCTAGGCTGCGGCCATAATAACGGTAACCATTTTTATAGAATCCATGCTCATAGAGGCAGTTGTAAGCATTAGAGTCGATACCACAAGCCACTTGGGTATCGGAATATTCAACAAAGATACGGGTATTGATGTCAGCTAAAAAGAAGTCGACGCCGCCCATGTTAGCTGAGTTGATCAGCTTATTCTTACCGTTGTGATAGTCCTCGTGAATACGCTCATAGTAGATACCGTAGGGGATGCCGAAAGCAGTATCTGACCAGCGGAAATCATAGCCAGCAAGCATGTTTTCTTGGCCATTTGTAACTTCGCCTTCGACCATACCACCGTTGAACAAGCCATCCCACCAGTCGCCTAAGCTGTTGCCGTACCCCTCACCACCCCATTGCATGGTCCAAGATAAACCCACCTCAAGCTTAGAAATCGGTCTTAATGTGCCACGAGCGCCCCAATGCTTAGTATCCGGAACATAACGGTCACTTTCCATTTGGCTAAATGAGGTGGTAAAGGTCCAAGGACCAATCCAGTTAAGCCATGGCGTTTCGAATGCTTGGCTGTTATTACGGCTAAAGGTCATGCCTGGCATAGGTCTGGCGTTGGTGGTTTGAATTAAACCACTGTCCCAACCGGGTCCCCAATACTTTTGCTGAGCGCCAGCGCTAACAATCCAGTTGCCTAGCATCACCGCGGCAAAGCTATTATCTAAACGTGCGCTGTTACCGTCGATTGGATCTACGTGGTAACTTGTCGCTAAGCGGCCACTAAACCAGTCTTTGGTGATTTCTGCAGATACTGCCGCTTCGGCTTTATCGCGATAGTCTTGGCCAAAACCGATAAAGCGGGTGGTATCTGAGCCGCCAGCGAGTTCTATCTTGCTGCTCATGCCGCGATGATCGTGGTCATATGCTCGGGTCACTCTCTCGAAAGCATCACGTTGTTGGCTAGACAGAGCTGCCTGATCCGCCTTGTCCATATCTTGCTTAATACCATCCCACATTAGCGGATAAGTGGTGATTGGCTGAACAATCACGCCAGTATCTGACAGCAGTTGAATATCGGCTCTTAGTGGTAAGTCAGTCGGTTCAATCCACCATGCCGCTTGCACAGAACTGCAGCCAAGCAGTAACAATCCAGATAATAATTTGAGTTTCATTGGGATCCCTTTTGTTAATGGAGCGCATTTTAGAGGAATTCACTGCATGGGGATAGTCGCGGGCTATCTCAAAGATAAAATAGACACAAAGTGTGACATATCTCGATATACATAGCTGATGCACGGTTCTGAAAGTTAAGCTTTATTTCAGTTTTGGGCAGTGTAAAACGGAATTTTATTCTATGGTTTAAGGGGAGCCAAAATCGAGTCGGTTTCTAACATGGAATTAGCGTGATAAAAATTGAGTTACGACTTTAGTTTTTATATCGCCTTTACAGGGAGTTTATCTATGTCTAGCAGTGGTAAGAGCTTTTCTAAATGGCCGCTTACACTCTCAACTAAGTTAATTGCGATTGTTATTTTGTTTGTAGCAGCGTACTGGATAGCTGGAGTGGTATCTAAGGATCGTAAAGATGCGACGAAGATTTGGCCTGTTTTAACGCTGGAGGTCAAGCAAGAACAAGAGGTTGAGCGCAATATTGCTAGGATATTGAGTGGCATGACATTGGAGCAAAAAATCGCTCAGATGATCCAACCCGAGATCGGGGATATGACCGTTGAAGATATGAGGCTGTATGGTTTCGGTTCCTATCTTAATGGCGGGGGATCTTTTCCAAACGGCAACAAGCATGCAACGCCGAGCGATTGGATAGCGCTAGCTGAAGCCATGTATCAAGCGTCTGTGGATGACTCTTTAGACAGCTCGACCATTCCAACAATGTGGGGCACCGATGCTGTGCACGGTCATAACAATGTGATTGGTGCGACACTGTTTCCACACAACATAGGCTTAGGGGCGGCAAATAACCCTGCGCTTATCGAGCAAATTGCAACCATAACGGCCAAAGAAGTGATGGTTACCGGCATTGATTGGGTATTTGCGCCAACGGTTGCAGTGGTGCGAGACGATCGTTGGGGCAGAACGTATGAGGGATATTCAGAAGATCCGCAGATAGTTAAGGCTTACGCAGCCTCTATCGTTAGGGGGTTGCAAGGTCGTGCGAATGCCGATTTTCTTGGTGATGAGCGGGTTATCGCAACCGTTAAGCATTTCTTGGGGGACGGAGGCACTTCAGATGGCATCGATCAGGGAGATAATACCTCTGCAGAGCAGCAATTGTTCGATATTCACGCCCAAGGCTATGTTGGGGGGATATCGGTAGGGGCGCAAACAGTAATGGCGTCATTTAATAGTTGGTATGGCGTTAAAAATCACGGTAATCGCTATCTGTTGACATCTGTTTTAAAAGAGCAAATGGGATTCGATGGATTTGTTGTGGGGGATTGGAACGGTCACGGACAGATTGCTGATTGTAGTAATGATAGTTGCCCGCAGGCTGTCAATGCGGGTCTTGATGTGTATATGGCGCCTACAAAGAGTTGGAAGCCGCTTTTTAATAATACCCTTGCACAAGTAAAGAGTGGTGAAATTCCCATAGAGCGCATCGATGATGCGGTTACGCGAGTGTTACGAGTCAAAATGCGGGCTGGGTTATTCGATAAACCGAGTCCTGCTAACCGCGCGTTATCGGGTAACACGGCATTAATCGGTGCTAAGGCGCATCGAGATGTGGCAAGGCAAGCGGTAAGAGAGTCGCTGGTGTTACTTAAAAATGAAGCAGGGCTATTACCATTGTCACCCAAGCAAACTGTGATGGTGGCAGGTGATGGCGCAGATAATATCGGTAAACAATCTGGTGGTTGGTCGATAACTTGGCAAGGTACTTACAATACTAATTCAGACTTCCCCGGTGGCAGCTCTATTTATGACGGTATTCAATCACATGTGACTAAAGTGGGCGGTAAAGCTGTACTGAGCCCTAATGGTGATTACGCGATAAAACCTGATGTGGCAATTGTGGTATTTGGAGAGGAACCATACGCTGAGGGTCATGGCGATCTGGATAATCTTGAGTATCAGCGTGGCAATAAGCAAGATCTTGCCTTGCTGAAAAAATTAAAGGCACAAGGGATCCCCGTGGTCGCGGTATTTATCAGTGGCCGACCTATGTGGGTCAATGCCGAGCTGAATGCGGCGGACGCTTTTGTCGCCGCTTGGTTACCCGGTAGTGAGGGCGAGGGCGTCGCAGAGGTCCTGTTTAGAGATGCGAGTGGAGAGGTTCAATTTGATTTCAGCGGTAAACTCTCCTTTTCCTGGCCAGCAACTCCTGAACAAACAGCCATAAACCGATTCGATAATGATACCGCTCTATTTCCCTACGGATACGGATTGACGTACGCCGACAGTGCGAGGTCGAAGGTGCTAAATGAGAAGGCAGATTTTGTGACGGTTCAGGATCAGTCCATGGCGATTTTTGAGCGGGCGGTACAGGCGCCATGGGTGATGATGATAGGCAGTAAGAGTAAACCGTCATCAGTAGATAGCAGCGAAACTCAGGCTGAGATCGTATATTTGCGTAGCATCGATAAAAATGTGCAAGAAGATGCGCGCTTATTTAGGTTTAACGGTCAAGGGGAAGGTGTTATTCGCTTTCAAAGTAATTTTCCTCGTGATTTAAGGGCGTTTATAGAGCGTCCATCGCTGTTATCGTTTGCGGTGAACATTGAACAGTTAGGTGAGCAGGCTGTCAATTTAAGTATGGGCTGTGAAGCGGACTGCGGTGAACCTATCGATATATCAAAACTGCTTGCCAAACAGCCTATTGGACAGTGGCAAACGGTGACCGTACCGTTAAGCTGTTTTGCGAACTCAGGAGTTAATTTTGCTAAAGTTAACTCGCCATTTTCACTGAGCAGCACAAGTAAAATGAGTCTCAGTTTAGCTGATATTGAGTTTGTTCCTATTACGGATAGAAAGCCTTCAATATCTTGCCTATAGTTTTTTGGGTAGAAACATTTAGGGCGGGAGGAACGCAACGGACAAATACGCGGGTTCAGCGGACATAGGGTTAACGAACATAGGATTAGCTGACATAGTAATAACGGATATTGTAATTGCTATAGTCGAACCTCGCTTAACTTAGGCTGAAACCAGAGTGATATAAGCTTTAGGTTGAAATTTAATAATCCAACAGACTTAGTCTGTTTTCGACATTAAATGATTATTTGGTTATTAATTTTTATCGTTAAATGCTGGCATAATGAATCTATAACCTTCGTAAATTATAGAGATAACTTACATTGAGCCATATATTTAAACAGGAGTGGTTAGAGCCGCTGCTCGATATTGCGACTGAAGCGGGCGATGCCATTATGGCTATCTATGAGAAAGAAGATCTAGGACTGGAGGTTAAGGCCGATGACAGTCCCGTTACTGCCGCAGATCTTACCAGTCATAGAGTGATTATTGAAAAGCTGGCACAATTGACCCCCAATATCCCTGTATTGTCAGAAGAATCGACAGATATCGATTGGCAGCAGAGACGTCATTGGCAATCATATTGGTTGATTGACCCACTTGATGGCACCAAAGAGTTTATTAAGCGTAATGGCGAGTTTACCGTCAATATCGCCTTTATCCATCATAATAGAGCGGTCGCGGGGGTGGTTTACGCGCCAGTGCTCGATAAGTGTTTCTTTGGTGTACACGACCTTGGAGCGTGGTTAATTCAGGGAGGCAATAAGAGAAAACTAACTAAAGCGCATAAGCCTAAGGCAATCCCGAGGATTGTCGGTAGTCGCTCTCATGCAAGCCCGGGGTTAGAAGCGTATCTGCAAGAGATTGGCGAGCACGAGATGAAAAGCGTTGGCAG comes from the Shewanella halifaxensis HAW-EB4 genome and includes:
- a CDS encoding capsule assembly Wzi family protein; protein product: MKLKLLSGLLLLGCSSVQAAWWIEPTDLPLRADIQLLSDTGVIVQPITTYPLMWDGIKQDMDKADQAALSSQQRDAFERVTRAYDHDHRGMSSKIELAGGSDTTRFIGFGQDYRDKAEAAVSAEITKDWFSGRLATSYHVDPIDGNSARLDNSFAAVMLGNWIVSAGAQQKYWGPGWDSGLIQTTNARPMPGMTFSRNNSQAFETPWLNWIGPWTFTTSFSQMESDRYVPDTKHWGARGTLRPISKLEVGLSWTMQWGGEGYGNSLGDWWDGLFNGGMVEGEVTNGQENMLAGYDFRWSDTAFGIPYGIYYERIHEDYHNGKNKLINSANMGGVDFFLADINTRIFVEYSDTQVACGIDSNAYNCLYEHGFYKNGYRYYGRSLGSTYDNDATTLVVGGITQLGGGQNISNKLRFLRLNTDGTDTGNPSGGNPVSPGEYERVYQLDTSYHRPFYQGTLKVGGTVGYSQYVTSGGNDWDTTIYAGWERSF
- a CDS encoding sigma-54-dependent transcriptional regulator translates to MDITSSFTALLVEDSMSLGALYTEYLRADGARVTHVNHGEDALNELKRWQPDLLVLDIQLPDMSGMDILETVQQQYPDITVIMITAHGTIDIAVDAMRSGAFDFLVKPFDAKRLSITVRNALKQRQLVNLVAKYESSLPKPHYMGFVGESLAMQTVYKTIDCVANSKASAFIIGESGTGKEVCAHAIHNAGNRHDGPFVALNCASIPKDLIESEIFGHTKGAFTGAIANRDGAATRAHNGTLFLDEICEMDLELQSKLLRFIQTGVFQRVGGTKEEKVDVRFVSATNRMPWDEVKAGRFREDLFYRLHVIPIELPPLRMRGKDILLLASNLLKEYNKEEGKRFKGISCDAKQCLKSYQWPGNVRQLQNVIRQIVVLNDGELVELDMLPIQMTATSETTLAKVSEPVQQDQSVSIAASNSAPVSFLEGIESAGFSADEHFPAVTPEAKSDDIVPLWLTEKQTIENAIALCKGNVPKAAALLDISASTIYRKRQTWEELENSLSH
- a CDS encoding glycoside hydrolase family 3 protein, with the protein product MSSSGKSFSKWPLTLSTKLIAIVILFVAAYWIAGVVSKDRKDATKIWPVLTLEVKQEQEVERNIARILSGMTLEQKIAQMIQPEIGDMTVEDMRLYGFGSYLNGGGSFPNGNKHATPSDWIALAEAMYQASVDDSLDSSTIPTMWGTDAVHGHNNVIGATLFPHNIGLGAANNPALIEQIATITAKEVMVTGIDWVFAPTVAVVRDDRWGRTYEGYSEDPQIVKAYAASIVRGLQGRANADFLGDERVIATVKHFLGDGGTSDGIDQGDNTSAEQQLFDIHAQGYVGGISVGAQTVMASFNSWYGVKNHGNRYLLTSVLKEQMGFDGFVVGDWNGHGQIADCSNDSCPQAVNAGLDVYMAPTKSWKPLFNNTLAQVKSGEIPIERIDDAVTRVLRVKMRAGLFDKPSPANRALSGNTALIGAKAHRDVARQAVRESLVLLKNEAGLLPLSPKQTVMVAGDGADNIGKQSGGWSITWQGTYNTNSDFPGGSSIYDGIQSHVTKVGGKAVLSPNGDYAIKPDVAIVVFGEEPYAEGHGDLDNLEYQRGNKQDLALLKKLKAQGIPVVAVFISGRPMWVNAELNAADAFVAAWLPGSEGEGVAEVLFRDASGEVQFDFSGKLSFSWPATPEQTAINRFDNDTALFPYGYGLTYADSARSKVLNEKADFVTVQDQSMAIFERAVQAPWVMMIGSKSKPSSVDSSETQAEIVYLRSIDKNVQEDARLFRFNGQGEGVIRFQSNFPRDLRAFIERPSLLSFAVNIEQLGEQAVNLSMGCEADCGEPIDISKLLAKQPIGQWQTVTVPLSCFANSGVNFAKVNSPFSLSSTSKMSLSLADIEFVPITDRKPSISCL
- a CDS encoding phosphatase; the encoded protein is MKYLVDTHTHTIASTHAYSTLQEYIAMAKHKGIKLFATTDHGPDMADAPHFWHFVNLRVLPRVVDGVGILRGIEANIKNVVGEIDFFGDYLQDLDIVLAGFHEPVFAPSNKETHTAAMINCINSGHVDIITHPGNPAYPIDIEAVAKAAAENNVALEINNSSFLVSRKGSEHNCLAIAKAVKEAGGLLVMGSDSHVAYSLGDFTLAEQIVEQADFPIERLLNRSPEALLAFLSARGHASLDEYSVLLES
- the rfbD gene encoding dTDP-4-dehydrorhamnose reductase produces the protein MRVLITGAAGQLGQALLSIAELTQVTAAELTAPQQMLVALLPEVLACIATTDEVIGVSHQQLDICALHSIQAAFDAFKPDVVINCAAFNGVDKAETDTDKAIAVNATGPKLLAGECKRLNIRLVHISTDFVFDGALKRPYTEQDMPSPLSAYGRSKLEGERWVNDILGAKATIIRTSWLYSCCGQNFVKTMQGLFKTRERLSVINDQSGSPTWCETLALVIFKLIKQTQLANSDRKVAAQNHNADGTEKGLAHLYHYAAGSCVAEDYLVAEGFSADGSLVAEGSSCSWYEFACEIQRLTMSANAQIAKAEACQIEPISSLSWQALHENRLAPRPVQSALNAQKVCHQLGIKPGSLIRASWQEQLQAMISYQKVKD
- the cysQ gene encoding 3'(2'),5'-bisphosphate nucleotidase CysQ translates to MSHIFKQEWLEPLLDIATEAGDAIMAIYEKEDLGLEVKADDSPVTAADLTSHRVIIEKLAQLTPNIPVLSEESTDIDWQQRRHWQSYWLIDPLDGTKEFIKRNGEFTVNIAFIHHNRAVAGVVYAPVLDKCFFGVHDLGAWLIQGGNKRKLTKAHKPKAIPRIVGSRSHASPGLEAYLQEIGEHEMKSVGSSLKFCLLAEGEADIYPRLGLTSEWDTAAAQAVLESAGGRVLQYDTNLPLNYNQKSDILNPYFIAYAPHWD